Genomic DNA from Carnobacterium divergens DSM 20623:
AGTAACTTTGTACTTATGATTGATGGGTAATTCAACTGTATTGCCAACTCTTCCATCTGTAACCGTTAAGCGATTGCCTTTAAATTCGACTTTACTTGACCACATATCAACTAAATGATACTTCGCTAAATTTGGAGTAGATGTCTCAAAGTTGAAGTCCTCCACAATTGCCGCTGCTTTTGTTGCTTGATTGTTAACGAATAACCCTCCAACGCTTAAAATAGCCATAAAAAGTACACTTAGTAATAGATTTTTTTTCACTTATATCATCCTCTCTCCTTTTGATAATATAACTATATATTATATTTTAAAAAAATAAAAAGATTTATTTACAACTTGCAACGCAATCCATTTTTTTTAGAACTAATCTGACTTTTTTTACTACAAATTGGAATTTAAACCAAAAAAATAAGAAAAAATCAATTCATTGATTTTTTCTTATAAATGATCTTTAAAGTAATCGCTGTCTAGAAAAACAAAAATTTTATGATGATACTCGATTTTTTTTTCTTCTTTCAGCTTCTTCATAGTATGACCCACAGTCTCTCTCGTCGTACCGCTTAAACTGGCCAATTCTTTTAACGTAATCGGATAGGGAATCTCAATCAATTCTGGCGTAATTGGCTCTCCAAGTTTATCCATTAAAATCCCGATTGTTTGAATCACACGGTCCGTCGCACTAGATGTCACACAGTTTTGCAGGCGAACTTCGTGATTTAATAATAATTTAGACAATCTTGTACAAATATAAATCATTTGCTCTTTGTTTTGTAAAACAACTTTCTCAAATACTTGCATCGGAATGTAATACAAGTCGATATCGGTAACAGCATATGCAGAATAATGATACTCCTTATCGGTAAACATGCCACCATAGGGAAATAGCCGTTCTGTTTTAACATAGTCAAAATAGCTGAATGTAGCACTAGCGTCATATCTTTCTAAGCGAACCAATCCTTTTTTCAGAAAATAGATCCGCTCTCTTTGGTCGCCCTCATCAAACAAAATTTGTCCTTTTTTATAATGTCGCATATAGAGATTGCTTTGTAATTCTTCAAATTCTAAATCAGAAAAACCAGCAAATACTTCTGTGTTACGAAGTTCATGAACTTGATTGATATAATTCTCGATTTTCTCCACGATTCTCAACTCCCAAAGGTAAAAAATTTTTTGAACTTTTCACTGACTCTTAAGAAGGTATTTAAGAAAAATGGGAGAAACCAAACCGGTTCACGCATCTTCCCTAAAAATGTATAAACACATTAATCTGTCGAATCCTCCTCTGTAGCAATAAAGGAAAATCCGACAGAAATTCTTTGATTTAATAAGATTTAAAGAAGTGAACCAACCTTACAAACACATTATACATAATGAATGTATAAAAGAGAAATGATACCCTTTTTCTCTCATTTAACTTTCACTATTTTGCAACAACTATCGTTCCCGCGTCTCCTTCTAAAACAGCCCCAATATTTTCTAAAGAAGTAATAATAGCCTTCCCTTGAGGATAATTTTCAACAAAGCTGATGGCTGCTTCTACTTTTGGCAACATGCTACCTGGTGCAAATTGATTGTCCGCAATGTACTCTTTTAATTCTGTCACCGTTACTTCTTCTAATTTTTTTTGATCCGGTTGATTGTAGTTCACATAAACATTGTCAACACCTGTTAATATAATTAACAAATCTGCTTTAACCAGTTCAGCTAGTTTTTGAGAAGCAAAATCTTTATCAATAACCGCTTCTACTCCAACAAGTTCAGCCTCTTTTTCAATAACTGGAATACCTCCTCCACCTACTGAAATCGTTAAAACTCCACTTTCGACAAGATGATTGACAACACGATATTCTTTAATGCTGATTGGTTTTGGTGAAGCGACAACTTTACGCCAGCCTCGTCCTGCATCTTCTTTAAAAGTTGCACCGCTTGCTTGCATTTCAACTTTTGCTTCTTCTTCTGTTAAAAATGGACCAATCGGTTTTGTTGGGTTTGCAAAGGCAGGATCTTTTTCATCAACAATGACTTGAGTTACTAAGGCCACGACATCTTTATCAATATGTCGTTTTAGTAATGCACTATTTAACGCGTTTTGCATCCAATAACCAATACTTCCTTCTGTCATAGCTACACATGTATCTAGAGGCATTGCTGGATTTTTTTCACTATTCGCAGCAGCTTGTTGCAATAAGAGATTCCCAACTTGAGGACCATTTCCATGAGAGACAATTAAATCGTCTCCTTTTTCAATAAACTGTACTAAATATTCTGCTGTTTGGTGTAAGGCTTCTTGTTGCGCTTTAGCACTAGCATCTGTAGAAAGAATCGCATTTCCTCCAAGAGCTACTACAACTTTACGTTTTGTCATTCTAATTCATCCTCTCAGTATAAATTTTATAAGTTCGTTACATCGATGGCACCTGTTGCAATTTGGTAAATACAGAATAGGAAAAGGAGGACAATCACGCCTGCACAAATCCATTCTCCTTTTGTAAATATTTTTTCTTTGTTTTCTTTTTGGACCCATGCGTAGATAAAGATACCAGGAGCAAATAAAAGCATGGTAAGCAAGAAGAAGTCAATTCCACCCGCATATACTAACCAGACGCCATAAATACTTGCTAAAATCCCTATGGTAATATTTTGTGTTCTTCTTGGTGTCCCTATTTTTTCTTGAAGAGAATATTTCAATTGATAAAATCCAGTAAATACATAAGGAATCAAGATCGCAGAGGATGCTAATGAAAAAGCAAATTTATACGCTGCCGAGCTGATTAAAAATGTAAATAAGAAAATTTGGATGAGTACATTTGTGAAAATTAATGAATTGATCGGTGCGCCATTTTTATTTTCTTTTGCAAATAATTTAGGGAAGCTGCCTTGTTTTGCTGCTTGGAATGGCAACTCTGCTGCAAACATGGTCCATGCAAGCCATGCTCCTAGAACAGATACAATAACCCCTACATTGATTAACACAGCACCCCATTTACCTACCACACTTTCTAATAGATAAGCCATTGCTGGTTGTTTTAATTCTGCTAATTCAGGACGTGTCATAACGGCTAAAGATAAAACGGTTGTTAATAAATAGATTGCAATAACTGTGATTAAGCCTAGAATCGTTGCTTTCCCAATATCAGATTTCTTTTTCGCACGCCCAGAGAAAACCACTGCACCTTCGATCCCTGTAAATACCCAAACCGTCACAAGCATCGTTCCTCGAACTTGTCCCATCACACTGCCTAATTCAAAATGACCTGAGACTGTTCCCCAGAAATCTGTTGTGAAAACGTCTAATTTAAATGCAATAATCATTGTAACAAAGAAGATTGCAAGTGGAATCATTTTAGCAATTGTTACAACGGTATTAATAATTGAAGCTGTTTCGACACCTTTTAAAATCAAAGCATGAACCAACCACAACATAACGGATGCACCGATTACAGATGCTAAATTTTGACCATCGCCAAAAATAGAGAAAAAATACCCTACTGCGCTAAATAAAAGTGTTCCATACGCTACGTTTCCAAGCCAAGCTGCTAGCCAATAGCCCCATGCAGCATTAAAGCCCATGTATTTACCAAAACCTTCACGAGCGTAACTATAAATCCCTGCATCTAAATCAGGACGTTTAGCAGTTAAGTTTTGGAAAGAAAAAGCTAACATTGCCATTCCAAATCCAGCAACTAACCACCCAATAATAATGCCGCCTAACGATGCTTCTTTTGCCATGTCCGTCATTAAATTAAAGACGCCACCGCCAACGATTGAGCCGACAACGAGAGCGACTAAGGGAATAAGACCTAATTTTTTTTCTTGTGTTTGTTGCTCTTCCATCATATTTTCCTCCTTAAATAAATCCACTACACTACTTTTTTATACTTGAAAAGAAGAAAAGCACGAGGACTACAAAACATCCTCATGCTTTTTTCTTCAGTATTTTAAAACACTGATGATTAAACTCGAGGGATAAATAAATTTCCAAGAGTTGCTGCCATTATTGCTTTGATTGAATGCATACGGTTTTCAGCTTGTTCAAATTGACGACCATATTTGCTACGGAATACTTCATCTGTTATTTCCATTGCTGTAATGCCAAATTTTTCTTTAACATCTTGACCGTATTCTGTTTCTGCATCATGGAAAGCTGGTAAACAATGTAAAATAATTAAGTCTTCATTACCTGTTTTCTTCACCATATCCATATTGATTTGGTAAGGAGTTAATAATTCAATACGTTCTGCAAATTTATCCTCTTCGCCCATTGAAACCCAAACGTCTGTGTACAAGACATCTGCACCTTTAACTGTTTCAGCAACATCGTCAGAGATCACTAATTTTGCACCAGACTCTTTAGCAAAGCCTTCCGCCATATCGACGATTTTTTGGTCTGTGAAAAGTGATTTAGGTGTACAAATACGAACATTTACCCCAAGAATTGCCCCTGTTACTAATAAGCTATTCGCCATATTGTTACGTCCATCACCTACATAAACTAAATTCACACCTTCAAGACGGCCTAAATTTTCTTTTACTGTTAAGAAATCGGCAATCATTTGTGTTGGATGCCATTCATCTGTTAAACCATTCCAAACAGGAACACCTGAAAACTCTGCTAAGCCTTCGACAACTTTTTGACTAAAGCCACGGAATTCAATTCCATCAAACATGCTGCCTAATACTTTTGCGGTATCTTCAACAGATTCTTTTTTACCTAACTGAATATCATTTTTACCTAAATATTCAGGATGTGCTCCTAAGTCGATAGAAGCTGTTGTAAATGCTGAACGTGTACGAGTAGAGGTTTTTTCAAATAGCAACGCAATGTTTTTTCCTTCTAAATAGTGATGAGGAATGCCACGTTTTTTCAAATCTTTTAAATGTGCGGAAAAATCAACTAAATATTCTAATTCTGCACGGGTAAAATCTTTTTCTGCTAATAAACTACGTCCTTGAAATACTTGTTCTGTCATTTTATTTTCCTCCTAATAAATAGATACTAATTATTTTGGTAAATCTTCACGAACTAAAGGCATACTCATACAACGAGGACCCCCACGACCACGAACTAACTCGCTTCCTGGAATAACGTGTAGTTTAATTCCTGCTTCTTCTAGTTTTTTGTTCGTCACAGTATTACGATCATAAACGACTACTTCACCTGGAGCGATTGCTAAAGTGTTAGAGCCATCATTCCATTGTTCACGAGCTGCTGCAGTAATATTGCCACCACCACAACGAATCAAGGTTACTTTTTCTACATTCAAATTGTTTGCTAAAATTTCTTCTAAAGCACCTTTTTCAGCTGTAATAGTCAATTTCCCATTATCGCCTTCAGTAATAGAGTAGACGGTTAAGTCTCCTTCAATTTCTGGGTGGATGGAGAATTTATCATAATCGACCATTGTAAAAACAGTATCCAAATGCATAAATTTACGATTATTCGCAATTGAAAAGGCTAAGACTTTTTTAAAGCCTAATTTTTTAGCAAAGATATTTTTTGCTAATTTTTCAATTGAAGCAGCGTCGGTTCTTTGAGATATCCCAACAGCCATCACATCTTTTGAAAGAACTAATTCATCTCCGCCTTCAATACGAGTTGTTTCACTGCGGTCATACGTCATTGGTACATCTGCATCTTTAAATCTTGGATGATACATAAAAATGTATTTCCCATAAAGTGTTTCACGATTTCTAGTTACTGAGTACATATGATTTAATGAAACACCATTTCCCATAGTTGCAAATGGGTCCCGCGTAAAGTAAAGATTTGGCATTGGATCGATTGCAAATGGGTAATCTGAATCTACCATGTCTGATAAGTTTTTAGCGCCTAATTCAGGAAGTTCTGCTTTTTGAACACCTGCCATTGTTTTTTCAATTAATTCTTTGTTGTCTTTAATAGATAATAATAGTTGACGTAATTGTTCTTTTCTTCTTGATCCTTTAATAGAAGCTTCATTTAAATATTCATCAACAAATTGTTCCCGTAACTCTTGACTAGTTAAAGATTCTGCTGCTAAGTCTTCCAAGTAAACGACTTCAACATCGTTGTCTCTTAGGACTTGTGCAAAATTATCATGTTCGATTTGTGCTTGCTCTAGATAAGGGATATCATCGAACAATAATCTTTCTAAATAATCAGGTACTAAATTTTCTAATTCTTTTCCCGGTCTGTGAAGCATAACTGTCTTCAGTTTACCAATTTCAGAAAACACATGAATGGGGTGAGTCATTTCCATTACCTCCTAATAATTTATCCTTGCTACACCCTTAATATACCCCTTTATTTTCTAGTCTATTTGATGGTTTTGGCATACCAAATGAGAAGGATTTCTCATTTTATCAGGCAAATCTATATTTATTCTTTAAATCGTATACCAATTTGAAAACGATTACTTTATACTGTATATTTTAGATTTTATACATTTTTTATTAGAGAGTTTTTTCCACATTTTTTTTAAATTTATTAAAATCCCATTAAAAACTAAGTAATTCCAGCTTTTATTTAAGTAGAATCTATCTTATTGCTTCTTTTCTTTAAAATAAACGATAAAATTCTAATTAAATTTCTAGTTCTTTTATCGAAAATCCAGCACTAAAATCTTAACGTTCGGAATGTAAGGGTTTCATTCGTAAAAAAAGCTTTTTTTTTAAGAAAACCATTAAATAGTCTTGCATTTAGCCTTCAAAGCGAATATCATTAAACATGTAATTATTAAATATTCGTTTTTAGGAGGATTTTCTTCATGTCTAAATTCTTTCGTTTGGAAGAACACGGTACTACGATTCAAACAGAAATTATCGCTGGGTTAACAACTTTTTTAACAATGGCCTATATCATTGTGGTGAATCCAGTTATTTTAAGTTCGGCAGGTGTCCCATTTAATCAAGTCTTTATGGCAACTATCCTTTCCGCTATTGTCGGTACAGGTTGGATGGCCTTATGCGCAAATTATCCTATTGCAATTGCTCCAGGATTAGGAATGAATGCTTACTTTGTAACGGTTGTTGCTAGTGGGGTTGATTACCGTGTTGCTTTTTCATCAGTCTTCTTGGCTGGTATTATTTTCTTACTATTATCCTTTACTTCTTTAAGAGAAAAACTGATTATCGCTATTCCAGAAACGTTAAAATCAGCAATTACAGCTGGTATTGGGTTGTTTATTGCTTTTGTAGGTTTACGTTTATCTGGCGTGATTGTTGGAGATGAGAGTAATCTTGTTAAACTAGGTGATCTACAAAGTATCGGAGTTATCTTAACGTTAATTGGTATTTTACTAAGTGTTGTTTTAATGATTTTAAATGTAAAAGGTTCTTTATTTATCAGTATGATTGTGATTGCAATTATCAGTTTCTTCACTGGTCAAATTCATTTTGACGGATTTATGGCTTTACCAAATTTTGGTCATCAATTAATGATTACAGATCCAATCACACCATTTAAAAATGTCATTGCAAATGGGCTATATGGAGCGGTTTTATCTTTCTTATTGATTACCATTTTTGATACAACCGGTACTATGATTGGTGTTACAAAAAAAGCTGGTTTAATGAAAGACGGCAATTTAGAAAATGCGAAACAAGCCTTACTTGCGGATGCAATTGGTACAACTGTTGGTTCTATTTTTGGAACAAGCCCAACAAGTGCTTATATTGAATCAGGTACTGGAGTTGCTGCAGGTGGACGTACAGGTTTAACAGCTTTAACAGTTGCTGCTATGTTTGCTATCTCAAGTTTCTTCTTTCCTGTTGTTAGTGCGATTTCAAGTGTTTCTGCAATTACATCTCCAGCATTAGTGATTGTTGGTTCAATGATGATGGCAAGTGCTGCTGAAATTGACTGGGAAGATTTATCTGAAGCCTTTCCTGCATTTATTGTGATCTTAACAATGCCGTTAACAAACAGTATTGCAACTGGGTTGGCTTTAGGATTTATCACGTATCCAATTACGAAAGCAATTAAAGGGGAAGCTAAATCTGTTCATCCTTTAGTTTATGCCTTTGCTGTTTTATTCTTCATTCAACTGTTCTTTTTAGGAGGACATTAAAAACAAAAAACACGATGTCTCTTTTGAATAAAAGAGGCATCGTGTTTTTTAATGCTGAATAAAATAAGCGATTAGGCAGAAGAGATAGATATGTGCTGGATAAAAATAATAGAAAAAGTTTCTCATTCCTCTTCCCTTTTCACCATTGTATAGAATGATCGGAACAGCAGCTAAACACATCATCCATTGATAATTTTCTGTAAAAGGATTTCCAGTTCCCGCAAAAAAACTAATGCCCGCTATCACTACTAAAGAAATAAGTTGCCCACTTTTTTTACCATGAAATAGATAAAATAAAACGGCTAGTAAAATAAACAAAGGACCTCCTTCAGATAGAATCGGTAAAGGAACAAGGGTTGTCAAAATTTGAAACAGTACTAAACTAGAATTCGAATTAAGGCCATTCATTAATAATATCGCTCCAAAACTTAATAAAATTGGAACTAAACCTAAAATAAAACCACCTAGTACCTTAACAGGTTTTTTTAATTTCCAATTTTTTCGAATCCCTTCAATAATCCACATATAAAGAACTCCTAAAAATAAAGTTCCAAATATATTATTAATCAACACTTCATTCTCGTTCATAAAGAATCTATTTGCAATTATATTTCCAATTCCCATAAACCAAAAACCATATAATAACCGTAATAAATATTTTTTTCGATTACTTGTATAAATAAATCCTTCTGAACTTGTAAATAAAAAAATTGGGGCTACTAATCGACCCATCCAATGAAACCAAACAGGTGCTCCTAAAAATCCAAAAAACTGTCCTAAATGATCAAAAACCATTAATATAATTCCTAGTAATTTAAGCTGAAAGCTTGTGATCCCTTTTGCTACTTTCTCCATAATAATCCTCACCTCTCCTTTTATCTCTTTTCTACTATAAAGAAGATAAATTGAATTTTAGTGGGATTGACCTTACAAGTAGGCTATTTAGCTTACAATTTTGTAATAAAAAAGGTTATTGCATAAACAACTCTGCAATAACCTTTTCATTAATCCAATTTATCTATCTCACCATAATGATGTGTTAATTCCATATTTTGAAACTCTTGTTGGCGTAGCGCTTCATATATTAAAATAGCTGCTGTATTTGATAAATTCAGAGAGCGAACATGTTCGTCATTCATCGGAATACGCAAACAATCTTCTTCATGCTCACGCATAAATTCTTCTGGTAAGCCAGTTGTTTCTTTTCCAAAGATAAAATAATGATCTTCCTTTGTATCTTTAAGATCAACATCGCTATATACTTCATGACCAAATTTAGTAATTAAGTGCAACTTTCCTTTATTTGCTACCTCTAAAAAAGCAGCTAAATTTTTATGATACTGAATTGCAACATCATTCCAATAATCTAATCCAGCACGTTTTAAATGCTTATCATCTGTCGAAAATCCCAATGGTTCAATTAAGTGTAACGTTGTATTTGTTGCTGCGCAAGTTCTTGCAATATTTCCAGTATTAGCTGGTATTTGTGGTTCATATAATACAATATGGTTTGGCATAATAAAAAATCCTCCTAAAGTAAACAGTTAATCTGCTATTGTTAATCGTTCAATTGCTTTTTTTAATTCTAATTTTGCTTCTTCGTCAGTTTCCTTTTCAAAAGCATCTTTCATAAAAGTAATCAATTCCTCAGTTTTTATTCCAATTTCTCCAATTGCCCAAGCGGCAGTACCTCGAATAACAGGTCTTGGATCTTCTGCGACACATTTTAATAAGTCTGGAACGGCTGATTTATCACGATAATTTGCTAACGCAATAATCGCATTTCGTTGAATAGGTTTTTTCCCGCGCCATGAACCCGCCATCACACCAAAACGCTCTTTAAATTCTCGATTGCTGATGGTTAACAAAGGTTTTAATAACGGTGCTACGTCTTCTGGAACAGGTTCCATTTGCTCATGAAAATGAAAATTTTTGCCTTTATTATAAGGACAAACCATTTGACAAATATCGCACCCATAAATGACATGCCCCATTTTTTTACGATACTCTAACGGCATCATACCTTTAGTCTGTGTTTGATAGGATAGACAGCGTTTCGCATTCATTCGACCATCTCCAAGTAAAGCAGTTGTTGGACACCCTACAATACAGCGGGTACAGTCTCCACAACCATTAGGAACAGGTTTATCTACTGAAAAGGAGATATTCGTAATGATCTCGCCTAAATAAACGTAAGAACCAAATTCTTCTGTAATCAAAAGCCCATTTTTCCCAATAAATCCAAGACCGGCTCTTTGAGCAACTGCGACATCGATTAATTCTCCAGTATCCACCATCGGTTTAAAAGAAACGTCTGCAGCTTCTTCTTTAATGTATGCAATCAATTGATCCATTTTTTCTCTTAAGATGTCGTGATAGTCAGTTCCCCACGAAGCTCGCGCAAATTGACCACGTCGTTCCCCCTTCACCTTTTCTGGCGCTTCCGCCATTTTAGTTGGGTAGGCTAATGCAATTGAAATAATTGAACGTGGTTCTTCAAAAATCAATTCTGGATAAATTCGTTCTTTAATATTTGAATGTTCAAAGCCTGAATGGTGACCTTTTTCCTGTTGTTTTTCTAATTTTTCTTCCAATTCAGTAAAAGGATCGGCAGATGTAAAACCAATTTTGTCAATTCCAATCCGCTTGCTTTCAAGAATGATCTTTTCCTTTAAAGTAATTTCTAAAGCACACACTGAAATCAACTCCTTGTCCATATTCACCTGACTATTATAGCATCTTTTTTAATATTATGTAGGTTCGAACAAAAACAAAAAAAACGTATCGCTTCGGTGTCCAGCACTGCGAAACGATACGTTAGTGAAGCTCATTTTTATTCATTAACTTTTATCAAAATCTGATGGATCTCTGATAAAAACGAATGAATTTAAACAACTTAGGAATAATATAACACCACCATGGAACTGTTGCAACAAAAAAAGTCAGATTAGTACGGTTCTCATTCATTTTTGTCAAAAAAAGTTCACAATTCATTCACATTTAACTAATTTGCTTTTTTCCAACTAAAATACAGACATCTACGGTAATCATTTTTAGAGGATTTAATAACGCATACTTTGTCGCTTCCTCGCTTGCGCCCCAGCCTAATGGCGTCATCTCCATTAATGCTTGAAACTGCTCTTCATTCAGCGGGAACTCATAGCTACAACGATGTTGTTCCATTTCAGGGAAATGTTCTTGAAATTTTTCAATCACTAAATCATTTTGATACGTTTGTTTTTCTTTTTGATCTTGATAAAATAAATGACGAAGTTCAATTAAATAATTTTTTTCAGGTACTACTTTTATAACCGTTCCATTATCTTTTAAAATCCGTTTAAATTCTTGATAATTTGAAGGTGAAAAAATATTTAGAAGCGTATCATATTGATTAGTAGCAAACGGTGATTTTGCTAAATCTGCTACACACCAAAAAGCACTTGTAAAATGACTACTGGCTAATTGAATCGCATCCTTTGAAATATCAAATCCAATTTTAGTTCCTTTTAGCCCTTTTTCAGTTAAATAATCCAATTGTGAACCTTCTCCACAACCAACATCAATGGTCGTCCCTTGATAATTTGGCCCCATTAAATCAAAAATAACATCCAAAATTGGATTGAATAAACCATCTTGTGCAATTTTAAAGCGAGAAGTTAACATTTCTTTATCATATTCATTCTTTGCTTGATGTGCTAAAAAGAAAACAGTTCCTTTTTTTGATACATCGAAATGATGGTTTTGTTCACAACACAAACTATGCCCTTTTATTTCTATAAATTGAGCATGACAAACGGGACACTGAAATAATTGCATATAATCCGTTAAAAATTGAATTCCCTGATCGATTTTTTTCACTAGTAAGCCTTCTTTCTATTCTCGATACATAAATCCCCCTTTGAATGGTCTTCATGTACAACTTATCTTTGCTATCCGTCACTATCCATATATTTTCAATATTATGTAACACAAAATAGCTTCTTACGACGATTTATTATACCATAATTTTTACAATAAAAAGGAGCAAGTTACTCTAAATAAGGTATAATCATAAAAAAGAGCTTTTTTTACCGAAAGGAATGATTCCATGACATCCATTAGAGATATCGCAAGATTGTCTGGCTATTCTGTCAGTATGGTGTCTCGTGTTTTGAACCATCACCCTTATGTGAATGAGGAAAAACGAGCATCTATTCAAAAAATCATTGATGACTTAGATTATACTTCGAATCAAAATGCTGTCAATCTCAGTATTGGAAAAACAAAATTAATTGGTGTTATTTCCCCTTATACAAACCACGCTTGCTTTGATAAAATTATTAAAGGTGTTCTTTCAGAAGCTTTTAAATTAAATTATAATATTTTACTGCTTCCAACTAATTACGACCCTCAAAAAGAGAAAAAACATATGGAACTTTTAAAACAAAAACGAATTGATGGACTAATTATTACTTCAAGAGCCAATTCTTGGGAAACTATCAAAACATACACTACTTATGGCCCTGTTACTGTATGCGAAGAAACAAATCATCCTGAAGTATCCGCAGCATTTAGCAATCGAAAAGCTTCATATGAAGCCGTGTTTAGTTACTTAAAACAGCTTGGACATTCTAAAGTAGCCTTCACCTCTGTTCGAGAAAAATCAATCAGTAACAGTACCCAACAGTTAGTCAATGCCTACCAAACTATTTTTCAAATGTCAGCAGAGTCACATTACCTGATAAATTGTTACACCTATGAAGATGGTCTCAGAGTTGGTAAAATTTTACTTGAGCAAAAAGAACGTCCAACTGCAATTTATGCAAATGGAGATGAGGTAGCTGCAGGAATTTACTCAATTGCCGTGAAAAAAGGTTTAAAAATACCAGATGATTTGCTACTAGTCGGTGAAGAAGTTCTTCCAATCGGAAAAGCACTTCACTTTCCATCAATGAATCATCAATTAGAAGAACTTGGTAAAGTTGCATTGCAATTAGTATTAAATCCTACTATAAAAAAGCAACTCATTCCTCATTTTTTAAAATTGCCGGATGAAACATGATTAAAGTAGCTTTTATTTTACTTTTTTCGCAATTAGCGATACCATTAGATTGTAAGAAGTTTAACAAATAAGAGGAGGAATAAATAATGAACAGTCTTTACCCAAAAACTCAAACAAATTTAAATCAATTGGTAGCTGACATTAGCCAACTCACTTTAATCGTGCATCAAACACATTGGTATATGCGTGGAAAAACTTTTTTTACTATGCATCCTAAAATGGACGAATTGATGGCTGATTTAGACGATCAGTTAGATCAAATTGCAGAACGCTTAATTGCTATTGGTGGTGAACCCTTATCTACTTTTGGTGAGTTCTTAGAAACAACAAAATTAGAAGAAAAAAAAGGAAAATTCGGTATCCCAATGGAAAACTTAATTCAACATTTAGTTGAAGATTACCGTTATTTAAAAGATGTCTTCCAAGAGGGCATTGACATAAGTGGCAAAGAAGATGACTATTCCACTCAAGATATGCTTATTGGCATGAAAACGGATATTGAAAAAACAATCTGGATGTTACAAGCTTTTCTAGATAAGTCTCCTTTAGCAGAATAAACCAAAAAGCTACGATTTAAAATCGTAGCTTTTTTTTACTGTCCTTTAAATAAACTTAAAATTTCACTTCGCATTTTTTGATGATCCACAATAGGT
This window encodes:
- a CDS encoding Crp/Fnr family transcriptional regulator, with product MEKIENYINQVHELRNTEVFAGFSDLEFEELQSNLYMRHYKKGQILFDEGDQRERIYFLKKGLVRLERYDASATFSYFDYVKTERLFPYGGMFTDKEYHYSAYAVTDIDLYYIPMQVFEKVVLQNKEQMIYICTRLSKLLLNHEVRLQNCVTSSATDRVIQTIGILMDKLGEPITPELIEIPYPITLKELASLSGTTRETVGHTMKKLKEEKKIEYHHKIFVFLDSDYFKDHL
- the arcC gene encoding carbamate kinase, with protein sequence MTKRKVVVALGGNAILSTDASAKAQQEALHQTAEYLVQFIEKGDDLIVSHGNGPQVGNLLLQQAAANSEKNPAMPLDTCVAMTEGSIGYWMQNALNSALLKRHIDKDVVALVTQVIVDEKDPAFANPTKPIGPFLTEEEAKVEMQASGATFKEDAGRGWRKVVASPKPISIKEYRVVNHLVESGVLTISVGGGGIPVIEKEAELVGVEAVIDKDFASQKLAELVKADLLIILTGVDNVYVNYNQPDQKKLEEVTVTELKEYIADNQFAPGSMLPKVEAAISFVENYPQGKAIITSLENIGAVLEGDAGTIVVAK
- the arcD gene encoding arginine-ornithine antiporter, with protein sequence MEEQQTQEKKLGLIPLVALVVGSIVGGGVFNLMTDMAKEASLGGIIIGWLVAGFGMAMLAFSFQNLTAKRPDLDAGIYSYAREGFGKYMGFNAAWGYWLAAWLGNVAYGTLLFSAVGYFFSIFGDGQNLASVIGASVMLWLVHALILKGVETASIINTVVTIAKMIPLAIFFVTMIIAFKLDVFTTDFWGTVSGHFELGSVMGQVRGTMLVTVWVFTGIEGAVVFSGRAKKKSDIGKATILGLITVIAIYLLTTVLSLAVMTRPELAELKQPAMAYLLESVVGKWGAVLINVGVIVSVLGAWLAWTMFAAELPFQAAKQGSFPKLFAKENKNGAPINSLIFTNVLIQIFLFTFLISSAAYKFAFSLASSAILIPYVFTGFYQLKYSLQEKIGTPRRTQNITIGILASIYGVWLVYAGGIDFFLLTMLLFAPGIFIYAWVQKENKEKIFTKGEWICAGVIVLLFLFCIYQIATGAIDVTNL
- the argF gene encoding ornithine carbamoyltransferase produces the protein MTEQVFQGRSLLAEKDFTRAELEYLVDFSAHLKDLKKRGIPHHYLEGKNIALLFEKTSTRTRSAFTTASIDLGAHPEYLGKNDIQLGKKESVEDTAKVLGSMFDGIEFRGFSQKVVEGLAEFSGVPVWNGLTDEWHPTQMIADFLTVKENLGRLEGVNLVYVGDGRNNMANSLLVTGAILGVNVRICTPKSLFTDQKIVDMAEGFAKESGAKLVISDDVAETVKGADVLYTDVWVSMGEEDKFAERIELLTPYQINMDMVKKTGNEDLIILHCLPAFHDAETEYGQDVKEKFGITAMEITDEVFRSKYGRQFEQAENRMHSIKAIMAATLGNLFIPRV
- the arcA gene encoding arginine deiminase, which translates into the protein MEMTHPIHVFSEIGKLKTVMLHRPGKELENLVPDYLERLLFDDIPYLEQAQIEHDNFAQVLRDNDVEVVYLEDLAAESLTSQELREQFVDEYLNEASIKGSRRKEQLRQLLLSIKDNKELIEKTMAGVQKAELPELGAKNLSDMVDSDYPFAIDPMPNLYFTRDPFATMGNGVSLNHMYSVTRNRETLYGKYIFMYHPRFKDADVPMTYDRSETTRIEGGDELVLSKDVMAVGISQRTDAASIEKLAKNIFAKKLGFKKVLAFSIANNRKFMHLDTVFTMVDYDKFSIHPEIEGDLTVYSITEGDNGKLTITAEKGALEEILANNLNVEKVTLIRCGGGNITAAAREQWNDGSNTLAIAPGEVVVYDRNTVTNKKLEEAGIKLHVIPGSELVRGRGGPRCMSMPLVREDLPK